Genomic window (Ammospiza caudacuta isolate bAmmCau1 chromosome 10, bAmmCau1.pri, whole genome shotgun sequence):
ctcaatctcattcgagttaggaacaagaattctgttgtccatggagctggcacctttttaattccagaataatgcccccaggccctttgctgttcagctttcccatgctgtctgtggctaacaaggcttggggggccctttcccctctggctggaaggggccgggtcccagtccctgaggggcacccaggctcctggatggaattgctgtgcaagtccctcagtgtcacagcagccttcgcacggagccccgtggatcagagcattttccacaggggcccttagagcaaacagggagatctggtctggcaggatgtgttaaacaatataaaaaatatatacatattttttacacatatgtgtatacacatatatacccacatatatatgtgaatatattaatatatatatatatatgtctttatatactataaatatgtatatagatatttattatatcaatatttcacttgtacaaatgcatattagctcaagattaaaaccttctgttgctccatgtgggagcattccaataatcattgttccttctgaaagtgctgtttcctatgtactctcaacaaattcatctttgtctgcccaaacccacaaggtgttttccttttccatttgcaatttttggatgcacttgaagccatccaggggtgcagcttcttttacccgactgccccactgctcacaaggggctccgacctcagcccactccagagccagggaactccagggaagggcttcccagctggcaatttctgatgggactgattcctcacatttacattgaacaaatgacattttgttggcatctggccagactgtgccagttttgttttaccagtgggcagggtcagcaccagagatacagactccagctgaaggaatcagtgtcatttcctgcagctcagagcagcaaagaatcacaaaaggagcagctcagcaatgcacccaaccatccccaccaaagattgcctgcagtgattaacaaagatccagcagcatttaccctcagcctttaccatcccccagacccacacagcagctggggaagctgtcacagccaagggctgcagagccactcctgggcactgggaattcctgcaggtgcctccagccccaggtgaggctccaaccccgctgggagagggcccagctctgacagtgctgaatgaacaaactgacagcactgctagtgtggcaacatctgctttcatcctcctcttgggtccctcccaaagcctggccagggctcaaggaggaaccaagggagctgactttgaccatacagccccaaacaaggccagatgtcagatttcatggccttgtctggcttctaaatacacaaaggtcaatacatgtttcactaaggagtggctacatctatcacagtgttaatgaccatgcatatttcatcagggagcagatacaaagataacctttgcttggaaggttcatccagaggccacctttggctcagggcctgctgtccaggcctcactcagggctggtgtccaggccttggcacttcagggacgtggtttagtgctgggcttggcactgctgggtgaccGGCTGtactgggtgagctcagagggcttttccaacagaaaggattctgtgattccatgattatatccgctgcattcagctggggctattttagcagcattcctttgctccaaaagttcccttttgcccagctcctgtggcctgaggcttcagctccttcagctcctggtgctgagctgctcatgctgaacaaGACGGCtcggagagaagaacacagtccatgcaattccttctgggacacggagaggggaggctgtgcaaacaggagcttgtttgctgtggcctcctcctctgcccttcacacTTTTCAgcgctttgaaccagccaagagctttctccaagagtgcaatggagcagctgttcctgctcccaggcctggctctctccagtctctgcccttgcctgcttctgtccctcttgctgtgccctctgttcccccagggctcgctggctgctgcccaggactgtggcactggcacagatccagtgctccagagcctcctttctgtgcccttgcagctgcctgggcacagcagccttttccatctggaagctccccatggacagggagtgcccagctccgttccttgcacagcctccaggagcccagggctgccatctccagtccctgctggccctgggggctcccaggtgcctcaggctgctgtgacaccgctgcacacgggagggaagaggggcaggggctgtgctcaaagtcagctccatgtgctgctgctgctgctgctgctgtggggtcatttgtgcagccctgtctgcccagagtcagggatcagatgctgccagtctcttccagccctggctgctcagagtttgggccttggagccccaggtggccaaaggcagctgctgctggtgcctctgtgtgcccgtgttcagcagtgctgctccatcagtctgtgcccagcaacggggaaaagcctcagccctgcagggccaggagctgctgggctctgcctgagcagctcagccagcaggaagggagctgctccacatggGAACCAAGAGCAAAGGACATTCCTTTtataggacatgttttctattgaaaggaaaaaaaaaggaaaaagtaatcaaaaactatataaaatgtgaaagtgtgaaaaaaccccaagtgtgCAGTGAAAAGTCATCTCTAACTTTGAATTAAGAGGCAACTtatcttttgaaaagaaaagttatttactttgtaaatgtgctgatggcatggatccatcttactgacctcagcagtctttttaaaaagtttttggggattgtttccaatattgttattttaaattgtggtcGAGGCAAGAGGAagttgctttgtgcccttccagctccaagcaggactgggaatggaaactctttcaaagcccaaatcctttacaagacgaccttccttctcagcctgggaatgagcgGAACATTCCCATTGAAActttcagggatttcttagagtcacaaagtccctctgacagctttttgctctggtgtggaagtgcagaagggcaattctccatccaccagctccagactgcactgcctcaggagcacggcccactcgccagctttggcccactcgtggcactgccagaggaggaagaaagtgcaattgcacaattccagccaataaagaaggaagaatgggacagacaaaacaccctgtgcagatccaggtGTTCAGCTGCtactgtggagagtttgggtccttgccagttggatgtgtgtccccagctgcaatctctgggcctgcagcagagtctcactcacctgccaaagcagaaagctcaggcgctgtgctcgcaacgggctcgtctgatgcagagctgtcagagcaatgtgagggcagagccagcccagctgggcccagggctgagcccagctgagccctggcagagcccagagcagcctcagcagccgcagagcccggctgcaaggagagaaagcagaaaccgcccgtcagctgagggctcctgtgcccttgtgccaaggcctgcggtgcccaggccatgctggcagtgcccagagctgcccatccctgctgcctttggcagcagagcaggagggcagcacatgtgcccagcctgcagccagccacggcacatccagccctcagcagctgcccagagccaaaaagcagctgggcagctgactgaagaattcattgtatctgccccagcaaagggggaacctttggtgcccagctgtgccatgcccagatCCGGGAGCAACCCCCTGCCTATAGACTCACCTGCAAATTGGAcctggagcctggctttgaagaaggtgccagaatccaAGTCCATCATCTTCAGCTGGCCAGGCCAAGGAAGAGATTGTCATCTTTGAGGTTGTCCTTGgtgtctccagcaccagccccatttggaacagcttctccaggggctccttctccttccctggggtcagaccaggctgtcagggctctgcccagggccccagccatCCATGAAccatacaaacaaaaccagggggATGGTGGCCACCAGTGCTTGTCACACCGggtctccagctcagctccagcccaagagctgcatgttcccttctgctgacccctgctcagagctacaggcaggacaaaaccagcctggTTTGCTTTGCCACTGATTGCCAAGAGATGTGTGGAGCTGGTACCTGCCAGGCCCCTGGATCCAACTGTGCACGTGGATCTCTTCAGTCTTCTAGGGCAGAGGAACACCCTTCACCCAAGGATGACAGAAAAGATCTTCTAAGGATGGCCTGTCCGAGGGTTGCATGGACAAACACCTCTTAATGACATCTTGGCACGCTGGGGAGAGAAACCAGAAATCACCAGTCAGTTGGAGAAGTTGCCCTCCTGTTCCCATGCCCAGGTCATGCTgggtgtgcccagagctgggcctaaACTTCCCCGTGGATGCTCTGTTTGGaggacagcaggagagcaggacatgtgcaacctcctcagcagctgccagagtggTTTGCCCATGAGCCCGCTGCTGTCTCCCAGCACTGGTATTCCCCCCGTGCCCAGAGATGAGGATCCACCTTGAGAGAGCCATCGTGGGAACAAGATTCGCCCCCGGATGATCTCCTGGCCCCTCCTGAATGGGTGCTTCCCCATGAccaggtggcacagcaggaggcCCAGGGACCAGATCGTGGCTGCCTCGCCATGGTAGCGTTGGTGCTGGATCCACTCTGGTGGGCTGTAGGACAGGGTTCCTGtggaacacagacacagctcagcagggggctgctgctgctcccagagcccggccccagcatccctgggcctGTGGGGCCGCCCCAGAGGCACACGGGGTGAGCGCTGCCCTCTCACCAGCACTTGGGACTTGTGCACAAACTTGGGGATGGAAAAGAAGCCACTGGTCTTGGAAGAGGGCAGAAGAAACACAAGGAAGGCCCAACCAtgacacacaaaggaaaaacccacccagTAGTGGAGAAAACCCACTCTCCCTCCCACCCAGAACAACTCGGCCTTAgcatcaatcccatcccagtgctgcaccCAGGCTGGGCCACGAGATGCCCAGGAGCACACCCTGCGAGGGCTCACCTGCAAACTGCGTGTAGGCTGTGTCTTGGAGGAAGGCGCCACAGCCAAAGTCGATCAGTTTCAGCTGCCCGCTGGCCAGGTCGAGCAGGACATTCTCGGGCTTGATGTCCCGGTGCAGGACCccgcagctggtgcagtgccgcacggcctccagcacctggcggaACAGCTCCCGCGCCTCCTCCTCCGGCAGGAACCCCCGCTCCGCCAGGAAACCCGAGAGCTCCTGGCACCGCTCCGGacgctccagcaccagcaggaagcTGTCGGGGAGCTCAAgccactccaggagctgaatgACACCGCCACAGCGACCGGacaccttggccagcagcacgatctccaggggtgcgctggtgccgtcgggctgcgggaggagcacGACGCCGTCAGTGGGGCCGAGGCCGTGCcggggctctgggagccctcagccagcccgggATGCTCTGCATGCCCCGCTCAACCCACGCCCGCTCTCCCCGCAGGGCTCACGGCGGCTCCCACCGCGCCGGGCCCCGGCTCCTCCtcgcccggcacggcccggctgctgccgctggctccgctcactcaccagctcgCCCCAGTGCCGGATGCGATCCCTCGGCACGCGTTTGATGGCCACCTGCGAGCGAGGGAGAGCAGCGGGCTGAGCTCGCCGCCCGTCATGCCCAGAcgcatcctcctcctccctcccctctgcctgcgtccgccgccggccccgccgctcaccGGGGCGCCGTCCGAGAGCCGCGTGGCCGCAAAGACGCTGCCGAAGCCGCCGCGCCCCAGCAGCGATCCCAGCCGGtaccgctcctgcagggcctcctgcgccgtccctgcgggcgggacgcggcttTCAGAGCTCGGCCCGGGTCCAgcaacggcccccgagcgcccctcacccgccccgggcccggcatCCCCACCCGCCCCAGGCCCTGGTGGCTtggggccggcggccgcgctgccgagcggcggagctcgggccggggaagccgcagCGGAGGCGGagggagcggccgcgccgcgtgTGTGCTCCGCGGGCCCCGGGAGAAGCCGGGGCCGGGACCGGGGTCGGGACCGGACCCTGCGTTGGGTCCGGGTccgggctcgggccaggcggagccgaagggcggcgatgccgcccccgcaccaggcactgatgcccgcccagcagcgccaccgccagtacacccagagccgggcggaggcgagaccgcggcgggacggccggggccgggcacggggcagccccgcccggggccgggggcgggccgggggcatggccctgccctgcaggggagagggaggcggggagaggagagggacgctGGGAAACGGACACTgagagaagggtgcccgacagcgggaaagggagagaaagagaaataaagagacaAAGAGAAAGTAAAGGAGAAAGACTGTTCAGAAGTATCTGTTTTGGTGCTctcgccgctgctgctgccgctgctgctgccgccgctgccgccgctgccgccgctgcaactgaggcaccggggccgttcgtccccgtgtccgttccccgctcgccccacgagccccacgttcgagccccgcgcgccccggggacagcccctccgtctgcccaaacacgggaactttgcagccttgagcccaaatgcagagccctgactcctgcacgcTGGCACAGTGATCCCCTCGCTCGCTGCTGggcattgtccttgctgaggatCAAACACTGTCGGGACActtcccttggggtaggattcctacctgagcccagcactgcacttacaTATCTAGTGTtgctttccagtaaaaacaggggaaggaaaactctgtgtggctcatggtattttagagtgTCTAAAAATCACTAAGTCACCAATCTTAGAGGTGAggtgcatctggaattactgggatggagaagcagtgcaacatggaaaaggggagcatagaaataaatagaggaaaacaccttggattgtttctttcattttcatttcacttctggaaagctgtttctgttttccaggaatcttctcctgtctgctcttcccaagaatctctcatggagaacaaggtcaagcttctgtcacaagatttgccaccaggaaatgatgccactggtgaaattttcattgtgactgtttgtgctggtttggggcaaattttgggaggaaagcTCCAAAATGGGTCTGTCTAGAAAGCAAGTTCGAGCAGCCCCTACTCCTaatagttcaggaaaagacttcccttgagaaaagtgaaaaaacccaagtttatttcacaagtgaagtattcacaagcatgaaaaatgaataatattaaatcaaaCTTCTCACAGTagtgaagagatggcaaattcaggaagtcctttttgtgggttgtagttggctgccttggtctcttctaagtccctctggtgctggaatgcagcgtcccagagctcggggggccacaggtgtgagctgctgctgccggtgtttgtctgggttttcagtccagagcaggtgtaaacagttccaagaaaaaggaaagtcacagttcctccacagaaagaggaacttctcttcctaagctagctaaaaccaaattgctagctagacctgggctgtgaaggtatcaggaaatttccaaatctgggcactggcggtcccagcaaacaccagagctggatggtgctggagccagaacCTGCAGAGTTACAAATTTTGGCCTTCTGTGCCAGCTAATCcatggacttgggctgtgccagcaccaggaagttttcagatctgggcgCTGGCGCTGCCAGCCAACACCAGATGTGGGTGGCGTCATTGCCAGCaacagaaatctgccagatttgggctctgctggcaccgggaaatttccaaatctgcgTTCTGGTTACATGACACACAAGATGTGGGGGCGGTGCCAGAGCCAGTAagaggaagctgccacaggttttggatttctgtgccagcaaattgctgcacttgggctgtgccagaattgggaaatttccagatctgggcactggcagtgccagcaaacagcccatttcaggctccaggctccaggaaggactggatctggatgccttcctcttttctttccttccttctttcctgggaTCCTGCGGCCAGCAAACTCCagattgggcagtgctggcaaggggaaattgacaggttttagctttctttgccagcgAATTCTGGACATGGGTAGTGCCAGCACcgggaaattgccagatgtgggcactggcagtgccagcacacaccagatct
Coding sequences:
- the LOC131562101 gene encoding serine/threonine-protein kinase pim-1-like; its protein translation is MTPPTSGVGWQRQRPDLKTSCAAAGPKPPGPGAGGDAGPGAGEGRSGAVAGPGPSSESRVPPAGTAQEALQERYRLGSLLGRGGFGSVFAATRLSDGAPVAIKRVPRDRIRHWGELPDGTSAPLEIVLLAKVSGRCGGVIQLLEWLELPDSFLLVLERPERCQELSGFLAERGFLPEEEARELFRQVLEAVRHCTSCGVLHRDIKPENVLLDLASGQLKLIDFGCGAFLQDTAYTQFAGTLSYSPPEWIQHQRYHGEAATIWSLGLLLCHLVMGKHPFRRGQEIIRGRILFPRWLSQACQDVIKRCLSMQPSDRPSLEDLFCHPWVKGVPLP